AGCGAGTGCGCCGGATCGGACGTCGGCGATCTGCTCCCCCAGTTCTTCGAGGGGGCCGAGCGTGCGGGTACGAGCGGTGGCACTGAGTTGCCCGCCTCCCGACATCGGCATCCATCCCTGCGCACGCTGTGCGACCCGCCGCCGCGTGAGCTTCGAATTCCCGCCGATCCAGATGGGTATCGGATCCTGCACCGGCCGAGGCCGGGCGATGATGTCGCGGGCACTGAAGTGGCGGCCCCGGTAATCGAAGGGCTCACCGCGCCAATGGAGCGGAAGCACGTCGAGCGCTTCGTCGAAGAGGGCGTTGCGTTCGTCGAAATCGACGCCGAGCGCGTGGAACTCACTCTTCTGGTAACCCACTCCGAGACCGAGCGTGAAGCGCCCACCCGAGAGCTTGTCCAGGCTGGCCGCAGCCTTGGCGAGGAGCATCGGATTCCGGTAGGGCGCGACCGCCAGGTAGGTCAGCAGACGCAGCCGCTCGGTCGCCCCGG
This window of the Rhodococcus pyridinivorans genome carries:
- a CDS encoding LLM class F420-dependent oxidoreductase, translating into MTLRFIFHYPEINGPEGDVLDPGPVRDVAVAAEKAGFDAFAFSERPAPGARWLSAGGHQTLDPFVALGYVAGATERLRLLTYLAVAPYRNPMLLAKAAASLDKLSGGRFTLGLGVGYQKSEFHALGVDFDERNALFDEALDVLPLHWRGEPFDYRGRHFSARDIIARPRPVQDPIPIWIGGNSKLTRRRVAQRAQGWMPMSGGGQLSATARTRTLGPLEELGEQIADVRSGALAAGRTDRIDVVYSYGTELMSSTAGPDRHREVFAELEKAGVDWVSVSCRIEGLSATVDFLESFGSTYLS